TTCATTTTGTTAGAAAAGAAAAGAAAAACCGTTTCAGAAAATGTTCTGGTGAGCAAAGGACTTGAACGGTTCTACGAATCCGGAATTAATTTTACTTTAAAACGGGAAAATTTATTTTTGTCCGTTGTTTTTTTTCTCCTGATATTGAGCCTGTTTTTGTTAAAAAATTTAGATCGCAGATTGTTGCCGGAAACCGATCAACATGCCGTTGAAATGCGTTGTAATTATTTGCCCGGCGTTTCACTAAATTATATTGATAAACACATTCAGCGAACGGAAAAAATTTTAAAAGAACAGCAAGGTATTAAATATTATTACGCAGAGTTGGGCAAAAAACAAGGCGTTTTTCTTGAACCGGATGAACGAAAATTAAATCGCAGTTATCTGTACATTCAACTGGATAAAAATCAGAATAGTAATCGGTTTATTCATCATTTCAAAGAGAAAAATCGATCAGGCGAAAAAATTCAAATTGAATATCGAAAAATTGAGCCTGCTTTGAGCGGCGTATTAGGGAAAAAGGAAGCGCCCTTGTCGGTTTTTATTAGCAGCCCGTCTTTAAAAATTCTGGATTCATTAGGCCATGCGCTTGTTCAAAAAATTGAAGAAATTCAACCCGGCGCCATTTACAATTCCAATTTTTTCGAACGATATCCAACCATTTCATTAGATCTTGATTTAGAACGTATGGCGCTTTATGACCTGACCGCTTCGGACGTTGCTCAGCTATTAAAAGTTGCTCTTAATGGTGTTGTAGCTACGCAATTGCGTGATTTTGATCGCAAAATCGATGTATTGGTTAAGGCGGAGGAATCATTTAGAGAAAATTTAGATAAGCTATTAAATTTACGAATAAATAATTATCCGATAAGGAATTTTGTAAAGATTAAACGAACCAATGAATTAAGCTATATTGAGCGTAAAAATCAAAATCGCGTTTTCCGTCTGGATTTAAACGTAGAAAACATTTCTAATTTTGTGAAAAAATTAAATACTCAGATAGAAGAGATTGATCGACCTTCCGATTCCAACATTTATTTAGGCGGCGAATGGCAGGAAAGCGGAAAATCGATTAAACAATTGTATTTTGCTTTTATTATGGCCATTGTTCTGGTTTACTTAATCCTTGCCGCCCAGTTCGAATCTTTTTTAGCGCCTTTTGTAATTATGTTTACGGTGCCGCTGGCTTTGATTGGCATTATTCCGGCGCTCTTAATAACGGGGATGACCATTAATATTATGTCGGTAATCGGTCTTGTGGTGATTGTAGGTATTGTGGTTAATGATGGTATTCTTAAAATCGATTTTATTCAACGTCATCAGCGAAAAGGCATGAACCTGAATGATGCCATCCACGCCGCAGGAAAGATGCGCATTCGACCGATTGTGATGACCACGGTTACTACCTTATTCGGGTTGTTACCGCTGGCTCTGGGTATTGGGCCTGGGGCCGACTTTCAACAACCGATGGCCATTGCCATTATTGGTGGCGAAGGGGTTGCCACTATTTTAACGTTGTTTGTTTTGCCTTTACTTTACAAAAAGCTGGTTAGCAAATGAAACAATTTCTTGACTGGTGGTTAGAAAGACCGGTTTCGTTTTTAATTCTTAATATCATTATCATTATTCTAGGATTTCTATCGGTACTGAGTCTTCCCCTTGAACTTTCTCCTGAAGTTGAGTTGCCGCAGGTTTCCATTACGGTTTATTACCCGAATAGCTCGCCAGAGATGATAGAGGCTTTAATTACATCTCCTATCGAAAGTAGAATGCAGGAACTTTCCGATTTACGAAAAATTGAATCTGTTTCATCAAACAATTCAGCGCGTGTTACTTTGAAATTTGACCGTAAAGCCGACATGGCGTTTGTCGTTTTTAGAATCAATGAAATTCTCAGCGATTATCAATCATGGTTGCCGGAAGGGGCGTTTAAACCGCAGATACAAAAATACATCCCCGAAGAATTTAAAAGTGAAAGTTTTTTAAGTTATCGCTTATTAACCGACCTCCCCGAAAATGAGCTCTATCGGATGGTTCAGGATAAAATAAAACGCCCCTTATTAAATATTCCTGGCGTGTCTTCCGTTGAAATTTTTGGCCTTAAAACTCCGCAAGTAGAAATATTGTTGAATTTGAGGCAAATGAATCAATATGGCATTTCACTGAATACCATTCAACAGAAATTATCAAGCGCTAAAATGCAGGTGGGAAAACTGAAAAATGAAAATCTAATTTTGCCAGTTAGCATGGATCTTAATTTCAAAAACATCGAGGAAATTAAAGATATTCCGTTTAAGATTTCAGAAACAAGATTAATTCATTTAAAAGATTTCGCGATTGTTAGGCAGGGCTATCAACCGCTTCGATTTAAAAAACGGATTAATGGCAAACATACCATTTTGATTTCAATCGAAAGAGAAAAAGGTAGCAACACCATATCTGTTGCGGATCGGGTTTTTAAAGTTATCCGAAAGATTGAAAAACAACTGCCGAAAGATAATCAGTTGATTTTAGTGGATGATGCCAGTAAACCGATCCGAAAGGCGTTGAATGATTTGTTGATACGTACGGCAATCGCCATGGCCTCCATGTTCTTTTTATTGATTTTAGTTTTGCGTCGTTTGCGCTATACGTTTATTATCATCACAAGTATTTTATTGTCTATCGCTTCTATTTTTATTTTAACAAAATTTATTGGTTATTCACTCAATTTGGTGACGCTTGCCGGTCTGGCGTTGGGCCTTGGTTTTATTATTGATAATTCTATTCTTGTTTTTGACGCCATTGAATCCTCAAAAGAAAAAAAAGAGATCATCTACAAGACAATAAAAATCATTTTTCCGGTTTTTGCCTCCACACTAACAACTCTGGTTGCTTTGTTTCCTTTTATTTTTCTTCATGGAATAATTAGAACTTATTATATTCCATTTGCCTTTATAGTAACGGTCGCCTTATTGTCCTCCGTTTTTTTTGCATTTATTTTTATCCCGGCTGCTTTTAGGCATTTAAATCAGAACAAGACTATTTTGCCGGGGCGATCTTCTTTCTTTCAATTACACCTGAAAAACCTTTACGGCAAAATATTGTTTAAAATAATTCGGTTCAGGAAAGTCGTCATCGTTTTATTTATCTTATCATTTGGCATTCCATTATGGTTATTACCGCAATCGATTGATAAAGATCATCAACAAGGGATTAAAGCCTTTCTGGCAAATCTTTACAATAATACCCTGGGTAGTGAATTCTATCAGTCCGTAAGAGAATATACGGACCCTGTTTTAGGGGGCTCTCTTTATTTGTTCTTTAATTACGTTGAACGCGGCGAACCATGGAGATGGTGGTCAGGTAATAAGCTTTATGTTTATATTCGTATGCCTCATGGCAGCGACCTGGGCATAAGCGAAAAAATAATTCTTGAATTCGAAAAAATAGCCTTAGCGCAGGAAGGTATTGACAAAGTTGAAACGACTATTAGTCCGTCTGCAGCCTATTTATCCATTTCATTTAAACAAAAAACATTAAATTCCTTTGTGCCTTATTATTTAAAAGAATTGCTCATTCAAAGGGCAACCAAAGTTGGCGGAGTGTACATTTCTGTCTCAGGATTCGGAGACCCTTATTCAAGCGGGTTTTACGGAACCGTTTCAAATTTTCGAATCAAATTAACCGGATATAGTTATACCGGATTAAAAGCCCTTGCCTTGCGGTTAAAAAAAGAACTTGAAAAAAACATCCGCGTTCAAAATATCGATATTAACGCTCCATTAGGTTTTATTCTTGAACCATTATATGATATGCAAATGGATATGGATAAATTTAAACTGGGCCAGATGGGGCTTACTCCAAAAGAGGTTATTCCATTGTTGCGTTTGTACACTTCGGAGCGGTTGACTGCAAGACGAATTAAAATAGGTTATGAAGAAAAATTTTTATCCATTAAATCTCAAAATTATGAACGATTACAACTGGATGAATTAAAAAGTTTATGGTTTCGGTCTTCTGCAAATATTCCTTTTAGGCTTAATCAATTTTCTTCTTTTCAAAAGAAAAAAGTGCTCAATGAAATCCATCGGGAAAATCAAGAATATATTCGAATGTTTACCTTTGACTATTTAGGGCCATATCATTTTGGAACGGAGTATCTAAATCAAGTATTAAAAAATTTTAGAGTACCGGTCGGTTATAAAGTATTACCTTTTTATTGGCGAGAAAAAGAAAAAGATAATTCTCAATTGATTTTAATTGTATTCCTGGGGTTGCTTTTTATTTACATGGTTACGGCTTCTTTGTATGAATCGTTTCTGGATCCTTTATTGATTTTTTTAACGATTCCAGCCGGTTTGGTAGGTATTTTTTTACTGTTTTATTTTACCGATACCATTTTTACAAAATCAGCTTACATTGGCGTGCTTTTTATTAGTGGGATTGTTGTTAATAATTCCATTATTCTTGTTAGTAAATATAAACAATATTTTTTGCGAAGTCATTCCATTGTTAGAACAATAATTAGAGGCAACCTTAATCATTTCCGGCCAATTTTTTTAACTACTTTTACAACAGTATTGGGATTTCTTCCTATGATTCTTCTTTCGGAGCAAAATGCCGATAATATATGGTACACGCTTGCTTTAACAGGGTTAGGAGGGATGATAAGTTCTTTCTTATTTATTCTGTTTGTTTTGCCAGTACTTTTTTATTCTTTTCATAAAAAAAGAAAAACAATTTAAAACTATAAAGAAAAAAACTTACCCCATGGTATTAAACTCATTATTTTGCCGGCGGAAAACAAACCCGACGTGCGCGAAATGAACAAAGAACTACTGGAAGGCCTGGAATTAATTTTTGTTAAGGATTGCGAGCAGATTTACGATTTGTTGTTTTAAAAAAAATAAATGAGTCCACTCTAAAAAGATATTATTATCGAATTTCATTTAAATGGGATTCAAATTACATAAAATATATTCGTGTCCATTCGTGAAATTCGTGGTATTTATATTGAACTCATTCTTTTCCTCCATTTTTGGGTACAGCCCCTGACAATAATTTAAAAAGAAGGAAAAAGCTTTTTGTCCTACTCAAAAGCAATTTACCGGTTTTTTCTCTTGTCTTAAATATTTTTAATCTTTATTTTATTAAAACCGCTTTTTTATTTTCAGGAGAGTTGATCCATGCGTTACCTGGTCATTTTTTTGCTTTTACTTTTGTCTCAACTTCTTTTCGCACAAAACCAGACCCTACAAAAAGCGCTTATCGATTTTTCACAGAATCGTTATGCACAGGCAGAAAAACTTCTCTTCCAGCATGCCCAAACCCATGCAGACGATCCCACGCCCTTAAATTTATTAGGCCACATTTACATGAACAGGCAAAATTTTAAAAAAGCAATTCAAGTTTTTCAAAAAGCGCAGGAATTACGTCCCGATGATGGGGCCATTGCTTTGAATTTAGGAAAAGCGCTGGAAAAAACAGGATATTTTACCTTAGCCCAGCGGCAATATTTACGCGCCATGCAGGATACCTCGCTAACGCGCCTGGCTAAAATGGCGCTGGCTCAACTATATTACAAACAAAGCCATTTTAAAAAAGCGCTTAAGTTATATCGGGAATTAATTAAATATGACGCCCGGAACGGCTACTTTTTTAAACAAGCCGGGCGTTGCGCGTTAAAAGTATCAAAAGATATCGGGCAGGCTGAAACCTATTTACAACAAGCCTTACGGTTTACTCCGGGCGATCTGGACGTTTACGTTCTACTTTATAACCTGTACAAAAAGAAAAACGACTGGCCCAACGCCCTGCAAATCGCCCAGCAGGGACTGATTCAATTTCCGCAAAACAGACAACTATTACTTGTCGTTGGCGACAGTTATTTCGCCACGGGCAAATACGATCAGGCCATCTCCCCTTACCGAAGCGCTTTACAAGCTGGCGATTCCAGCGCTTATGTGTTTAAAAAATTGGGCGCCGCTTATTACTATCTCAACGACTATCCTTCCGCTCTTTTGTCTTTAAAAAAATCGGTTAAACGGGACGATCAGGACCCCATTACCTACTATTTTTTAGGCCTTACACAAAAAGCATTAAACCTTAAAAAAGCAGCCATTGTCTCGCTTAACAAAGCGGTTAGCCTTTCGTTGCCTGATTTTTTGACCGATATCTATTTTCATCTGGCCGAAGCCTATCAGAAGCAAAAAAAGTATACGCGGGCCATCGCCATGTACAAAAAGTTGATGGAAACCGATTCGTCGCAGGTCATGCCGCTTTTTTACCTGGCAACCATTTACGACGATTATTATGAAGACCGGCAAACGCCGCTGCGCTACTATAAAAAATTTTTGGAACAGGCAGGCGACTCTGTTGACGAGCGTTACAAAAACTACGCTCTGGAAAGGATGAAGATCATTCGCGAAAAACTACACTTTTTGAAAGGCAGAAAGGAAGCGCAATGAAGATTAACATGCTCTTTGTCATTTTTGTCCTGATCGGCGGTCTGCATAGCCAGACGCTTCAGACGCCATGGTTTCAACAGCTCAGGCAAAGTTTTGAAAGCTGCCAGTCTCTTGAGCAACTGGATAGCCTCAGCAGGCAATTTGAAGCGCAAAATCAAAATCGTCCTCAACGATTGATTGCCTTTTATCAGATTTATTCCAATTATGTTTATGTCATTGCGCAAAAATATTTTATTTCGCTGAAGACAGATGAAGAGAAAGAGGCCTTTGCCCTTAAAGTAAAAAAACTTCACGAAATGAAAAAACAATACCTCCTGAAGGCCGATCAGCTTTGTCAGAAACTACAGGGCGACTCCATTGACGAAGAAATTCAGACCTTTTGTAAATATTTTAAAATGGCAGCCGGTAGAATACGTTTTGAGCGTCAATTAAAAGAACATCAACCGTTGCCCGATTTTGAATTTACCGATTCGCGGGGACAACAACACAAGCTTTCGGATTTTCGCGGTCGGTATGTTTTGCTGCACTTCTGGAACATGCACAGTAAACCCTGTGTTGACGAGCTGACCTACCTGCTTCAGGCCTTCAATCAGTTCGACAGAAAAAAAATTCAGATCATCAGTATTCACATTTCGGTTGGTAAACCCGATTTAAAATGGGAGGCGGAGACGTTAAGCAATTTGATTCAGGAGATGGGGCTAAACTGGATTCAGGTTTCCGGCGAACAGACACAAGCAATTAAAGAACTTTACTTTGTGCGCAACTTTCCCACCCTATACCTGCTCGATGCGCAGGGCCGCGCCTTAAAATCTGGCAAGAGCCTAAGAGAATCGCAATTAATCGCTACGCTTTCAGAACTTTTTACAGACCAGTGAAAACTGCCTTGCGCTGAAACAGGATTTTTTACAATATGCAAAGTAAGTCTATAAAGGCAGGCTGCTTTAGAAATTAAAAAACGCGAATTTAGATCGTAGCGGATTTTAAGTTTTTCAACTGATCCTGTGCTAAAATGTTACATCTTTTAGAGGGAAGTATTCCAGGGCAGCACAGCCGCAACCAAAATCAACCGCAACGCGCGCAGAGTAATTTTCTCGCAGATTACGCCAATAATCGCAGAAAATGATTTAACATTTAAGACAAAAGCTAAGCAAACCGGCGCTATTTACGCCGAGGGTGTCTCAAAAGCGACATCTAATGAAAAATTATACAAAGATAGGAAAAATCTTACAGTAGCCCTCACCCCCTGCCCCCCTCTCCCGAAAATCGGGAGAGGGGGAATTAAAGGGGGTGAGGGAAAGAAAAAAATGTAAAAAAATACATTGTCTTTGACTTTTGGGACAGCCCCGGCTGGGGGATGAGTTTTTAAAACAGCACAAAATTTTTCAAATGCTTTTACGTTAGATC
This sequence is a window from Caldithrix abyssi DSM 13497. Protein-coding genes within it:
- a CDS encoding efflux RND transporter permease subunit, with product MNSLLRSLYKRPITIFMFFLGLLILGAISLKELEISLLPPLNFPQITVHVSYSNSSPEEVEQNITRYLEEAFSTVNGVTDVISRSLSGESIITLKFAWGTDMKYAALNVRQQADRVYSYFPKQAGRPVVNLKQPQNRPIVTLALSGNSLWELKRFAEYVLKKRMEQIPGIAEAAIIGAPVREIKVYIDPDFLRIYGFSYNDIEQALKNNNILISGGSIKKGHFRLALRINSEVQSVEDIAQIPVLNRKRGTFVPLKKLARVIDGSKEPESLARINGKPCIAIDIYKESQSNTLKINSQIEKVVKEIRDAFPDIKIHTIYSQASFIRTTINNVSYAILSGAVLAIAVLFFFLSNWRAPLIIAISIPVSVIIAFLCMKYFGIGLNIISLAGLALGGGMLVDNSIVVLENIHRYRENGFTTFEAAVNGASEVALPITASTLTTIAVFIPILFLKDVSAAVFTQEAETVTFALLASLLVSLTLLPVIFILLEKKRKTVSENVLVSKGLERFYESGINFTLKRENLFLSVVFFLLILSLFLLKNLDRRLLPETDQHAVEMRCNYLPGVSLNYIDKHIQRTEKILKEQQGIKYYYAELGKKQGVFLEPDERKLNRSYLYIQLDKNQNSNRFIHHFKEKNRSGEKIQIEYRKIEPALSGVLGKKEAPLSVFISSPSLKILDSLGHALVQKIEEIQPGAIYNSNFFERYPTISLDLDLERMALYDLTASDVAQLLKVALNGVVATQLRDFDRKIDVLVKAEESFRENLDKLLNLRINNYPIRNFVKIKRTNELSYIERKNQNRVFRLDLNVENISNFVKKLNTQIEEIDRPSDSNIYLGGEWQESGKSIKQLYFAFIMAIVLVYLILAAQFESFLAPFVIMFTVPLALIGIIPALLITGMTINIMSVIGLVVIVGIVVNDGILKIDFIQRHQRKGMNLNDAIHAAGKMRIRPIVMTTVTTLFGLLPLALGIGPGADFQQPMAIAIIGGEGVATILTLFVLPLLYKKLVSK
- a CDS encoding tetratricopeptide repeat protein; the protein is MRYLVIFLLLLLSQLLFAQNQTLQKALIDFSQNRYAQAEKLLFQHAQTHADDPTPLNLLGHIYMNRQNFKKAIQVFQKAQELRPDDGAIALNLGKALEKTGYFTLAQRQYLRAMQDTSLTRLAKMALAQLYYKQSHFKKALKLYRELIKYDARNGYFFKQAGRCALKVSKDIGQAETYLQQALRFTPGDLDVYVLLYNLYKKKNDWPNALQIAQQGLIQFPQNRQLLLVVGDSYFATGKYDQAISPYRSALQAGDSSAYVFKKLGAAYYYLNDYPSALLSLKKSVKRDDQDPITYYFLGLTQKALNLKKAAIVSLNKAVSLSLPDFLTDIYFHLAEAYQKQKKYTRAIAMYKKLMETDSSQVMPLFYLATIYDDYYEDRQTPLRYYKKFLEQAGDSVDERYKNYALERMKIIREKLHFLKGRKEAQ
- a CDS encoding S16 family serine protease; translated protein: MKLIILPAENKPDVREMNKELLEGLELIFVKDCEQIYDLLF
- a CDS encoding efflux RND transporter permease subunit, which codes for MKQFLDWWLERPVSFLILNIIIIILGFLSVLSLPLELSPEVELPQVSITVYYPNSSPEMIEALITSPIESRMQELSDLRKIESVSSNNSARVTLKFDRKADMAFVVFRINEILSDYQSWLPEGAFKPQIQKYIPEEFKSESFLSYRLLTDLPENELYRMVQDKIKRPLLNIPGVSSVEIFGLKTPQVEILLNLRQMNQYGISLNTIQQKLSSAKMQVGKLKNENLILPVSMDLNFKNIEEIKDIPFKISETRLIHLKDFAIVRQGYQPLRFKKRINGKHTILISIEREKGSNTISVADRVFKVIRKIEKQLPKDNQLILVDDASKPIRKALNDLLIRTAIAMASMFFLLILVLRRLRYTFIIITSILLSIASIFILTKFIGYSLNLVTLAGLALGLGFIIDNSILVFDAIESSKEKKEIIYKTIKIIFPVFASTLTTLVALFPFIFLHGIIRTYYIPFAFIVTVALLSSVFFAFIFIPAAFRHLNQNKTILPGRSSFFQLHLKNLYGKILFKIIRFRKVVIVLFILSFGIPLWLLPQSIDKDHQQGIKAFLANLYNNTLGSEFYQSVREYTDPVLGGSLYLFFNYVERGEPWRWWSGNKLYVYIRMPHGSDLGISEKIILEFEKIALAQEGIDKVETTISPSAAYLSISFKQKTLNSFVPYYLKELLIQRATKVGGVYISVSGFGDPYSSGFYGTVSNFRIKLTGYSYTGLKALALRLKKELEKNIRVQNIDINAPLGFILEPLYDMQMDMDKFKLGQMGLTPKEVIPLLRLYTSERLTARRIKIGYEEKFLSIKSQNYERLQLDELKSLWFRSSANIPFRLNQFSSFQKKKVLNEIHRENQEYIRMFTFDYLGPYHFGTEYLNQVLKNFRVPVGYKVLPFYWREKEKDNSQLILIVFLGLLFIYMVTASLYESFLDPLLIFLTIPAGLVGIFLLFYFTDTIFTKSAYIGVLFISGIVVNNSIILVSKYKQYFLRSHSIVRTIIRGNLNHFRPIFLTTFTTVLGFLPMILLSEQNADNIWYTLALTGLGGMISSFLFILFVLPVLFYSFHKKRKTI
- a CDS encoding peroxiredoxin family protein — protein: MKINMLFVIFVLIGGLHSQTLQTPWFQQLRQSFESCQSLEQLDSLSRQFEAQNQNRPQRLIAFYQIYSNYVYVIAQKYFISLKTDEEKEAFALKVKKLHEMKKQYLLKADQLCQKLQGDSIDEEIQTFCKYFKMAAGRIRFERQLKEHQPLPDFEFTDSRGQQHKLSDFRGRYVLLHFWNMHSKPCVDELTYLLQAFNQFDRKKIQIISIHISVGKPDLKWEAETLSNLIQEMGLNWIQVSGEQTQAIKELYFVRNFPTLYLLDAQGRALKSGKSLRESQLIATLSELFTDQ